The following proteins are co-located in the Spirosoma montaniterrae genome:
- a CDS encoding HmuY family protein, whose protein sequence is MNTNQAKTAAFVLSLAALQFACSDKNETPAPVPVRAETVRNLAADPTTGVNPQTGQPLGTTGRFTFYNLRDNQIIANTDSATNKWDVGFRGQSIIVNGGAIRSGQGGAYIHTGTFDELTTIPTSATFAQDQSATNLAIPVRSGAGWYNYNPQLNLITPIPGRVLVIRTGDGKYAKMEILSYYENAPTQIDANRDRARFYTFRYVYQPDGSMKLN, encoded by the coding sequence ATGAATACGAACCAAGCAAAAACAGCGGCCTTTGTGCTGAGTCTGGCCGCACTGCAATTCGCCTGTTCCGACAAAAACGAGACGCCCGCGCCTGTACCCGTTCGGGCCGAAACCGTGCGCAACCTTGCCGCCGACCCAACCACGGGCGTTAATCCGCAAACCGGGCAACCGCTGGGGACAACGGGGCGATTTACGTTTTACAACCTGCGCGATAACCAGATCATTGCCAATACCGACTCGGCCACCAACAAGTGGGACGTAGGCTTTCGGGGGCAATCCATCATTGTCAACGGCGGGGCCATTCGTTCCGGGCAGGGTGGAGCGTACATCCATACCGGCACATTCGATGAACTGACGACCATACCCACATCGGCCACGTTTGCGCAGGATCAGAGTGCCACCAATCTGGCGATTCCGGTGCGTTCGGGCGCGGGGTGGTACAACTACAACCCCCAACTCAACCTGATTACACCTATTCCGGGCCGGGTGCTGGTGATTCGGACAGGCGATGGTAAGTATGCTAAAATGGAAATTCTAAGCTACTACGAAAACGCTCCTACGCAGATAGACGCCAACCGCGACCGGGCACGATTCTATACATTCCGGTACGTGTACCAACCTGATGGCTCGATGAAGTTGAATTGA
- a CDS encoding TonB-dependent receptor, with the protein MKFILYFLLLTTTALGQQTIGVGVRHADTKQPIAGATVRVVGGNTGSITDSTGFARISVPNTGPVRLKISAVGFETAAETVMLPSVDTLQIALKPAEEELDEVTVTTTRTGRTVADEPTRVEVIDGEELDEKANMQPGNISMILRESTGIQVQQTSVMSANATIRIQGLDGRYTQLLQDGLPLYSGFSSGLSIMQIPPLNLRQVEVLKGCQSTLYGSGAIAGLVNLVTKDPTRERELSFMGNGTSAGGLDLNGYYAHRNEKIGLTLYATRNTQRAFDPNRDNFSDLPQTSRTTVQPKLFWYPTETTTVSAGLIWVGEDRTGGYMPTLRTENTAGFTEENQSNRLATQFRLDSRFRNDWSLTVKNSYSTFRRTITQPIQNYRFDGVQQSSFSEVSAFRHRPKTDWIVGLNVWTDAFRQPVSAGNQMIYNQLTAGLFVQNTLMLSEQFSLETGLRTDWVQTRIDATGRTSARLLALPRFSLLYRASERWTSRLGGGLGYKAPTIFTEDAERLSFRNVDLTSMSTGVEQSLGLNWDVNYRTELGDETTLSINQLFFATRLNNPLVLSTMPGESTPGSALLSFQTANGFLFTRGLETNIRLVHKAIHGFLGYSLIDTHRRYDNLTGPIPLTARHRLYLTTLYETERVKTGFEVFYTGQQQRSDGSSTRSYVTMGYMAEWKWVIANVLKGSLFINFENFTDVRQSRFEPLVSGSALQPVFVTDIYAPTDGRIINGGLKLRL; encoded by the coding sequence ATGAAATTCATACTATACTTTTTACTCCTGACGACTACAGCGTTAGGGCAACAAACTATTGGCGTTGGTGTTCGCCATGCAGACACCAAACAGCCCATCGCCGGTGCCACGGTTCGCGTAGTGGGTGGCAACACTGGCAGCATTACCGACAGCACTGGTTTTGCCCGGATTAGTGTGCCAAACACTGGCCCGGTTCGCCTGAAAATATCGGCAGTTGGCTTTGAAACGGCTGCTGAAACGGTAATGCTACCATCTGTCGATACACTGCAAATCGCGCTCAAACCGGCAGAGGAAGAACTCGACGAAGTCACTGTAACAACCACGCGCACAGGCCGCACCGTAGCCGATGAGCCGACGCGTGTAGAGGTGATCGACGGCGAGGAGTTAGACGAAAAAGCCAACATGCAACCGGGCAATATTTCGATGATTCTGCGCGAAAGCACAGGTATTCAGGTGCAGCAAACGTCGGTAATGTCGGCCAACGCCACCATTCGAATTCAGGGTTTGGACGGTCGCTACACGCAACTCTTGCAGGATGGATTGCCGTTATACAGTGGCTTTTCGAGTGGCCTGAGTATCATGCAGATACCGCCCCTGAATCTGAGGCAGGTGGAAGTGCTGAAAGGCTGTCAGTCAACGCTCTATGGCAGCGGAGCCATTGCCGGACTCGTGAATTTGGTCACGAAAGACCCGACCCGCGAGCGCGAATTATCGTTCATGGGCAACGGCACGTCGGCGGGCGGGTTGGATCTGAACGGTTATTACGCCCACCGAAACGAAAAAATCGGTCTGACCCTTTACGCCACCCGGAACACGCAACGCGCCTTCGACCCCAACCGCGACAACTTTTCGGACCTGCCGCAAACGAGCCGTACCACTGTGCAACCCAAACTGTTCTGGTATCCGACCGAAACCACAACCGTATCGGCGGGGCTTATCTGGGTAGGCGAAGACCGGACGGGCGGCTACATGCCCACATTGCGGACCGAAAACACAGCGGGTTTTACGGAGGAAAACCAATCAAATCGGCTGGCAACGCAGTTTCGGCTCGACAGTCGGTTTCGTAACGACTGGTCGCTGACCGTGAAAAACAGTTATAGTACGTTTCGCCGAACCATTACCCAGCCTATTCAGAATTACCGTTTCGATGGGGTGCAGCAATCGTCATTCAGCGAAGTTAGTGCGTTCAGGCATCGGCCTAAAACGGACTGGATTGTGGGCCTGAACGTATGGACAGATGCTTTTCGTCAGCCGGTATCCGCTGGTAATCAGATGATATATAATCAACTAACGGCGGGGCTGTTCGTGCAAAATACGCTCATGCTGTCGGAGCAGTTTAGCCTGGAAACTGGCCTTCGCACCGATTGGGTACAGACACGCATCGATGCCACCGGGCGCACGTCGGCGCGACTGCTGGCTCTGCCGCGTTTTTCGCTGCTCTATCGGGCGTCGGAACGGTGGACGAGTCGGTTGGGTGGCGGTTTGGGCTACAAGGCACCAACGATCTTCACAGAAGATGCCGAACGGCTCTCGTTCCGAAACGTTGATTTAACGTCGATGAGTACAGGAGTTGAGCAATCGCTCGGCCTGAACTGGGATGTGAACTACCGCACCGAACTCGGCGATGAAACTACGCTGTCGATTAACCAACTGTTTTTTGCAACCCGGCTCAATAATCCGCTTGTACTGAGCACTATGCCCGGCGAATCCACGCCGGGCAGCGCGTTGCTGTCGTTTCAAACGGCGAATGGTTTTCTCTTTACGCGGGGTTTGGAAACTAATATCAGGCTGGTTCACAAAGCTATTCACGGCTTTCTGGGCTATTCGCTCATCGATACGCACCGCCGGTACGACAACCTGACCGGCCCCATTCCGCTCACCGCCCGGCACCGGCTTTACCTGACAACGCTCTACGAGACCGAGCGCGTAAAAACCGGCTTCGAGGTGTTTTACACCGGTCAGCAGCAACGCTCCGACGGTTCATCCACGCGCTCGTATGTAACAATGGGCTACATGGCCGAGTGGAAGTGGGTAATTGCTAACGTGTTGAAAGGTAGCCTGTTTATCAACTTTGAAAACTTCACAGACGTGCGCCAGTCACGCTTCGAGCCGCTGGTATCGGGTTCGGCATTACAGCCCGTTTTCGTGACGGATATTTACGCGCCCACCGATGGCCGGATTATCAACGGTGGGTTAAAGTTGCGGTTGTAA